A window from Luteolibacter flavescens encodes these proteins:
- a CDS encoding thioredoxin family protein, producing the protein MNTRHILAAACAATFAVTSAFAGGEGWTHDFAAAKKQADSEKKDLLMDFTGSDWCGWCIKLNDEVFKHDAFKTGVKDKFVLVELDYPEDKSKLSEETQKQNEELQGKYGIQGFPTILLCDAEGKPFAKTGYQAGGPEKYVAHLDELRAKKETRDKAFADAGKAEGTAKAKALVAALDAMELEDETVGAFYGDVVEQIKTADPKDETGYAKKLAMKQKFAEFGKKLNESKNHDEALAFVEKSEGEFEGEQKQQIVGIKAQIYAMTGKFDEAIKTADEAKAIAPDSAMVGQLENFKKNVEAAKAKAAAAPKEEGKEDAGE; encoded by the coding sequence ATGAATACCAGACACATCCTCGCGGCCGCCTGTGCCGCCACCTTCGCCGTCACCTCCGCCTTCGCTGGCGGCGAGGGATGGACCCACGACTTCGCCGCGGCCAAGAAACAGGCCGACAGCGAGAAGAAGGACCTGCTCATGGACTTCACCGGCTCGGACTGGTGCGGCTGGTGCATCAAGCTGAATGACGAGGTCTTCAAGCACGACGCCTTCAAGACCGGCGTGAAGGACAAATTCGTCCTCGTGGAGCTCGATTACCCGGAGGACAAGTCCAAGCTTTCCGAAGAGACCCAGAAGCAGAACGAGGAGCTGCAGGGCAAGTACGGCATCCAAGGCTTCCCGACCATCCTGCTCTGCGACGCCGAGGGCAAGCCCTTCGCGAAGACCGGCTACCAGGCCGGCGGCCCGGAGAAGTACGTCGCCCACCTCGACGAACTCCGCGCGAAGAAGGAGACCCGCGACAAGGCCTTCGCCGATGCCGGCAAGGCTGAAGGCACCGCCAAGGCAAAGGCCCTCGTGGCCGCCCTCGATGCCATGGAGCTCGAGGACGAGACCGTTGGTGCCTTCTACGGCGACGTGGTGGAGCAGATCAAGACTGCCGACCCGAAGGACGAGACCGGCTACGCCAAGAAGCTGGCCATGAAGCAGAAGTTCGCTGAATTCGGCAAGAAGCTCAACGAATCCAAGAACCACGACGAAGCACTGGCCTTCGTCGAGAAGTCCGAGGGTGAGTTCGAGGGCGAGCAGAAGCAGCAGATCGTCGGCATCAAGGCACAGATCTACGCGATGACCGGCAAGTTCGACGAGGCGATCAAGACCGCCGACGAGGCCAAGGCGATCGCTCCCGATAGCGCGATGGTCGGCCAACTCGAAAACTTCAAGAAGAACGTCGAAGCCGCCAAGGCCAAGGCTGCCGCCGCTCCGAAAGAAGAAGGCAAGGAAGACGCGGGCGAATAA
- a CDS encoding helicase-related protein has translation MPVTTTWKRGQRWVSDSEPELGLGIILDGSHGRVEIVFPAAGEQRCYAVDTAPLRRVKFQPGDKITTHEGVETVVDQVREESGLRIYQTADGEVTEAQLADSMCFSKPEERLFGGKLDDPGDFDLRGEALRRRAEMRRSPARGLAGARVDLIPHQLFIADEVSGRLQPRVLLADEVGLGKTIEACLIVHRLLLTGRASRVLILVPEPLVHQWFVELLRRFNLTFDLFDEERCIAIEEGDPECNPFLDSQLVLAPLDFLAEDEARAAQAREAGWDVLVVDEAHHLEWSPEEAGANYEVVRTLAAETAGLLLLTATPQQLGPEGHFARLQLLDPGRYGDLARYREETRHYEEVADVVESLAGGGKGSDRLGALTKGRPRLMKAAADFMLDKPGARERLTRDLLDSCGIGRVMFRNTRARLGGFPERLPLLAPLKGEDEVATKIKWLGSLLKKLPAEEKVLVIARTRELAEQIVESLRDATGSVAALFHEDLTLIQRDRNAAFFADEDGARVLACSEIGSEGRNFQFARHLVLFDLPENLDLLEQRIGRLDRIGQKGTINIHVPYLKGTEEETRVRWMDEGLDAFRASPHGAAEIQRELADSLEAALGNSRKLKGLLAETQACRERISERLARGQDRLLEKCSHRPEEAAQAVAAIKAWDDDAEFEEFLLRLFEHCGLHIEELGRRRYFLLPGNLKSDAFPALPNEGITVTLDRQRALEREQEAFLTWDHPMTRAALDLLLGSEAGNATFGIWESPSEKRMLLEAWVVVECVAPAHLHAERFLPPVPLRIAVDHAGGDQTADASLASAKLRRGDPAALLRNEAVKRKVLPAMLDRVRELGTEASRAVIDRAMQAMRTQLDSEINRLKDLAAANDHVRPEEVAALVAREVELATAITNARVRVDAVRLVWKAPAV, from the coding sequence ATGCCAGTCACCACCACATGGAAGCGCGGCCAGCGCTGGGTCAGCGATAGCGAACCGGAGCTCGGCCTCGGCATCATCCTCGATGGCTCCCACGGCCGCGTGGAGATCGTCTTCCCCGCCGCCGGGGAGCAGCGCTGCTACGCCGTGGACACCGCGCCGCTGCGCCGCGTGAAATTCCAGCCGGGTGACAAAATCACGACCCACGAGGGCGTGGAGACGGTGGTGGACCAGGTGCGCGAGGAGAGCGGCCTGCGCATCTACCAGACCGCGGATGGCGAGGTGACGGAGGCCCAGCTCGCGGACTCCATGTGCTTCAGCAAGCCGGAGGAAAGGCTCTTCGGCGGGAAGCTGGATGACCCCGGTGACTTCGACCTGCGCGGCGAGGCACTGCGCCGCCGCGCCGAGATGCGCCGCTCCCCGGCCCGCGGCCTGGCGGGCGCCCGCGTGGATCTCATCCCGCACCAGCTCTTCATCGCCGACGAGGTGTCGGGCCGCCTGCAGCCGCGCGTGCTGCTCGCCGATGAAGTCGGCCTCGGCAAGACCATCGAGGCCTGCCTCATCGTCCACCGCCTGCTGCTCACCGGCCGCGCGTCCCGCGTGCTCATTCTGGTGCCGGAGCCGCTGGTCCACCAGTGGTTCGTGGAGCTGCTGCGCCGCTTCAATCTCACTTTCGACCTCTTCGATGAGGAGCGCTGCATCGCCATCGAGGAGGGTGATCCGGAGTGCAATCCCTTCCTGGACAGCCAGCTCGTGCTCGCGCCGCTCGACTTCCTCGCCGAGGACGAGGCCCGCGCCGCCCAGGCACGCGAGGCGGGCTGGGACGTGCTCGTGGTCGATGAGGCGCACCACCTGGAGTGGTCGCCGGAGGAAGCCGGGGCGAACTACGAGGTGGTCCGTACTTTGGCCGCGGAGACGGCAGGCCTGCTGCTGCTGACCGCCACGCCGCAACAGCTCGGCCCGGAAGGCCACTTCGCCCGCCTGCAGCTCCTCGATCCCGGCCGCTACGGAGATCTCGCCCGCTATCGCGAGGAGACGCGCCACTACGAGGAAGTCGCGGACGTGGTGGAATCGCTCGCCGGGGGCGGCAAGGGCAGCGACCGCCTCGGCGCGCTGACGAAGGGTCGCCCGCGCCTGATGAAGGCCGCCGCCGACTTCATGCTGGACAAGCCCGGCGCACGCGAACGGCTGACCCGCGACCTGCTCGATAGCTGCGGCATCGGCCGCGTCATGTTCCGGAATACCCGGGCCCGCCTCGGCGGCTTCCCGGAGCGCCTGCCGCTGCTCGCCCCGCTGAAGGGCGAGGACGAGGTCGCCACGAAGATCAAGTGGCTCGGCAGCTTGCTGAAAAAGCTTCCCGCCGAGGAAAAGGTGCTCGTCATCGCACGCACGCGCGAGCTTGCGGAGCAGATCGTGGAGTCCCTGCGCGATGCCACCGGCTCGGTCGCCGCGCTTTTCCACGAGGACCTCACGCTCATCCAGCGAGACCGGAATGCCGCCTTCTTCGCCGATGAGGATGGCGCGCGCGTGCTCGCCTGCTCGGAGATCGGCAGCGAGGGCCGCAATTTCCAATTCGCCCGCCACCTCGTACTCTTCGACCTGCCGGAGAATCTCGACCTGCTGGAGCAGCGCATCGGACGACTCGACCGCATCGGGCAAAAAGGCACGATCAACATTCACGTCCCCTACCTGAAGGGCACGGAGGAGGAGACGCGCGTGCGCTGGATGGACGAGGGCTTGGATGCCTTCCGCGCCAGCCCGCACGGTGCCGCGGAGATCCAGCGGGAACTCGCAGACTCCCTCGAAGCCGCCCTCGGAAACTCACGCAAGCTGAAAGGCCTGCTGGCGGAGACCCAGGCATGCCGCGAGCGGATCTCCGAACGCCTCGCCCGCGGGCAGGACCGTCTGTTAGAGAAATGCTCGCATCGTCCCGAGGAAGCCGCGCAGGCCGTGGCCGCCATCAAGGCGTGGGATGACGATGCGGAGTTCGAGGAATTCCTGCTCCGTCTCTTCGAGCACTGCGGCCTGCACATCGAGGAGCTGGGCCGCCGCCGCTACTTCCTGCTGCCGGGGAACCTGAAATCGGACGCCTTCCCCGCGCTGCCGAATGAAGGCATCACCGTGACGCTGGATCGCCAGCGCGCGCTGGAGCGCGAGCAGGAGGCCTTCCTCACGTGGGATCACCCGATGACCCGCGCGGCTCTCGATCTGCTGCTCGGCTCGGAGGCGGGGAATGCCACCTTTGGCATCTGGGAGTCGCCGTCCGAGAAGCGCATGCTGCTGGAGGCATGGGTGGTCGTCGAGTGCGTCGCCCCCGCCCACCTGCACGCGGAGCGCTTCCTGCCGCCCGTGCCGCTGCGCATCGCCGTGGACCACGCCGGCGGCGACCAGACCGCGGATGCCTCGCTCGCCTCGGCGAAGCTGCGCCGCGGCGACCCGGCCGCCCTGCTGCGGAATGAAGCCGTGAAGCGCAAGGTGCTGCCCGCCATGCTCGACCGCGTCCGCGAGCTGGGCACCGAGGCCAGCCGCGCCGTCATCGACCGCGCCATGCAGGCCATGCGTACCCAGCTCGACAGCGAGATCAACCGCCTGAAGGACCTCGCCGCCGCGAACGACCACGTGCGCCCCGAGGAAGTCGCCGCACTCGTCGCCCGCGAGGTGGAACTCGCCACCGCCATCACGAACGCCCGCGTCCGCGTCGATGCCGTGCGCCTCGTCTGGAAGGCCCCGGCCGTGTGA
- a CDS encoding phosphoenolpyruvate carboxylase: MTEPQPTREQLRLEGFELIDDTLAFLIGCLGDALKSMGEEALLPYLPWSGTVPDSHPPEGTQQLYSIGFQLLNMVEERVAAAIRREREKVLGAGSIRGLWPRALRDMTSLGLGPKEILEVLAEVDVQPVLTAHPTEAKRASVRERHRALYEELVRNEYPKYTDRERNRIRERIVTALETLWRTGEIHLVRPDIFRELRDAIHYLRDLFPAALNRLDMHFTEAWRDAGFPLEMLRAAGNIPRLSFGSWIGGDRDGHPLVTPDVTGKALEMMRRAAFQLIKREVEQTAGQLTLSRQLNEIPDALERRIDEITFSLGDEDVANDLHDRHHEEPWRHLGGLIAARLQRQIDGKDGYRTPKELDADLELLATGIRGTGCALIDEQLIRPLRQKLDIFGFHLALLDVRQNSEFHDKAISLLLSAASIPEGDSYASWPEEKRLAFLMEELKSPRPFLHDTARIGGEADLVLDCYRVLVKHRAEWGDAGLGALIVSMTRQLSDLLGVFLLAREAGLMEHDAEGSWCALEVVPLFETMDDLDRSPGILGPFLDHPITRRTNAMRAGTGKPSQQVMLGYSDSNKDCGILAAQWALHRGQEALTVTGNEHGVKLCFFHGRGGTISRGAGPTHWFMASLPHGAMSGEFRMTEQGETIAQKYANLANATYNLELLLAGAAITTATHRHTEPKADPAEPFLPFLAEKSQQAYQALLRTDGFIDFYRQATPIDALENSRIGSRPARRTGKKGHSIADLRAIPWVFSWTQARFYLPGWFGVGSALEALQTTTPGEFQALKDALKKSTFLGYVFTNVETNLASANLDLMNEYASLVEDPALRARFMDIIVAEFHRTRDLLESLYDGHLNGRRPRMAKTLAIREAPLKTLHRQQIAILREWRRLVADEKEAEAEAMFPKMLLSINAIASGLRTTG; the protein is encoded by the coding sequence ATGACTGAACCCCAGCCGACCCGCGAACAGCTCCGCCTTGAAGGCTTCGAATTGATCGATGACACCCTCGCCTTCCTGATCGGCTGTCTGGGGGATGCCCTGAAAAGCATGGGCGAGGAAGCCCTGCTCCCCTACCTGCCGTGGTCCGGCACCGTGCCGGACAGCCACCCGCCGGAGGGCACCCAGCAGCTCTACTCGATCGGCTTCCAGCTACTGAACATGGTGGAAGAACGCGTGGCCGCCGCGATCCGCCGCGAACGCGAAAAGGTGCTCGGCGCCGGCTCCATCCGCGGCCTCTGGCCCCGCGCGCTGCGCGACATGACGTCGCTCGGCCTGGGGCCGAAGGAAATCCTGGAAGTGCTGGCCGAGGTGGACGTGCAGCCCGTACTGACCGCCCACCCGACCGAGGCGAAGCGCGCCTCCGTCCGCGAGCGCCACCGCGCGCTCTACGAGGAGCTCGTCCGCAACGAATACCCGAAGTACACGGACCGCGAGCGGAACCGCATCCGCGAGCGCATCGTGACCGCACTGGAGACGCTGTGGCGCACGGGAGAAATCCACCTCGTCCGCCCGGACATCTTCCGCGAGCTGCGGGATGCCATCCACTACCTCCGCGACCTTTTCCCCGCCGCGCTGAACCGCCTCGACATGCACTTCACCGAGGCGTGGCGCGACGCCGGCTTCCCGCTGGAGATGCTGCGCGCCGCCGGGAACATCCCGCGCCTGTCCTTTGGCTCGTGGATCGGTGGCGACCGCGACGGCCACCCGCTCGTGACGCCGGACGTGACGGGCAAGGCGCTGGAAATGATGCGCCGCGCCGCCTTCCAGCTCATCAAGCGCGAGGTCGAGCAGACCGCCGGGCAGCTCACCCTCTCCCGCCAGCTCAATGAGATCCCGGACGCGCTCGAGCGCCGCATCGACGAGATCACCTTCTCCCTCGGCGACGAGGACGTGGCAAACGACCTGCACGACCGCCACCACGAGGAGCCGTGGCGCCACCTCGGCGGCCTGATCGCAGCCCGCCTGCAGCGCCAGATCGACGGGAAGGACGGCTACAGGACGCCGAAGGAACTCGACGCCGACCTGGAGCTGCTGGCCACCGGCATCCGCGGCACCGGCTGCGCGCTCATCGATGAACAGCTCATCCGCCCGCTGCGGCAAAAGCTGGATATCTTCGGCTTCCACCTCGCGCTGCTGGACGTGCGGCAGAATTCCGAATTCCACGACAAGGCGATCTCGCTGCTGCTTTCCGCGGCCAGCATTCCCGAGGGCGACAGCTACGCCTCGTGGCCGGAGGAGAAGCGCCTCGCCTTCCTCATGGAGGAGCTGAAGTCCCCGCGCCCCTTCCTCCACGACACCGCCCGCATCGGCGGCGAGGCGGATCTGGTGCTCGATTGCTACCGAGTGCTGGTGAAGCACCGCGCGGAGTGGGGCGATGCGGGCCTCGGCGCGCTGATCGTCTCGATGACGCGCCAGCTTTCCGACCTGCTCGGCGTCTTCCTGCTGGCCCGCGAGGCCGGCCTGATGGAGCACGATGCCGAGGGCTCGTGGTGCGCGCTGGAGGTGGTGCCGCTCTTCGAGACGATGGACGATCTCGACCGCTCGCCCGGCATCCTCGGCCCCTTCCTCGATCACCCCATCACCCGGCGCACGAATGCGATGCGCGCCGGCACCGGCAAGCCCAGCCAGCAGGTGATGCTCGGCTACTCCGACTCGAACAAGGACTGCGGCATCCTCGCCGCGCAATGGGCGCTCCACCGCGGGCAGGAGGCACTGACCGTGACCGGCAACGAGCACGGCGTGAAGCTCTGCTTCTTCCACGGCCGCGGCGGCACGATTTCCCGCGGCGCGGGTCCCACGCATTGGTTCATGGCCTCGCTCCCACACGGCGCGATGAGCGGGGAATTCCGCATGACGGAGCAGGGCGAGACGATCGCCCAGAAATACGCGAACCTCGCCAACGCCACCTACAACCTGGAACTGCTGCTTGCCGGTGCCGCCATCACCACCGCGACGCACCGCCACACCGAGCCAAAGGCGGACCCCGCCGAGCCCTTCCTGCCCTTCCTCGCGGAGAAGAGCCAGCAGGCCTACCAGGCGCTACTCCGCACGGACGGCTTCATCGACTTCTACCGCCAAGCCACGCCGATCGATGCGCTGGAGAACTCCCGCATCGGCTCCCGCCCCGCACGCCGCACCGGCAAGAAGGGCCACTCGATCGCCGACCTCCGCGCGATCCCGTGGGTCTTCTCATGGACCCAGGCGCGCTTTTACCTGCCCGGATGGTTCGGCGTCGGCTCCGCGCTGGAGGCGCTGCAAACCACCACGCCCGGTGAATTCCAGGCGCTGAAGGACGCGCTGAAGAAGTCCACCTTCCTCGGCTACGTCTTCACGAACGTGGAAACGAACCTCGCCTCCGCGAACCTCGACCTGATGAACGAGTATGCCTCGCTGGTGGAGGACCCGGCGCTGCGGGCGAGATTCATGGACATCATCGTCGCGGAATTCCACCGCACGCGCGATCTCCTGGAGAGCCTCTACGACGGCCACCTGAATGGCCGCCGCCCGCGCATGGCGAAGACCCTCGCCATCCGCGAGGCCCCGCTGAAAACGCTGCACCGCCAGCAGATCGCCATCCTCCGCGAATGGCGCAGACTTGTGGCCGACGAGAAGGAAGCCGAAGCCGAGGCGATGTTCCCGAAGATGCTGCTCTCCATCAACGCCATTGCCTCCGGCCTCCGCACGACGGGCTGA
- a CDS encoding YceI family protein produces MKTNILTVPAAIFALTLVSCENPADKTEAAAVKDAVEKTETTTDTAAGTKYVFTPESKVEFTGSKVTGKHDGGFKTFTGHFTVKDGKPVGNDHKVVIDMNSTWSDSDKLTEHLKAPDFFDVEKFPQTTFDVTELTAGENGAYTVAGNFTLHGVTKNITFPATVTESGDTVTIKAEFDIKRKDFGIVYPGKAEDLIRDEVVIRLDLTAKPGA; encoded by the coding sequence ATGAAAACCAACATCCTGACCGTCCCCGCCGCCATCTTCGCCCTGACCCTGGTCTCCTGCGAGAACCCGGCCGACAAGACCGAAGCCGCAGCCGTGAAGGACGCGGTCGAGAAGACCGAAACCACCACCGACACCGCCGCGGGCACGAAGTATGTCTTCACCCCGGAGTCGAAGGTCGAATTCACGGGCTCCAAGGTCACCGGCAAGCACGACGGCGGCTTCAAGACCTTCACCGGCCACTTCACCGTGAAGGACGGCAAGCCCGTGGGCAACGACCACAAGGTGGTGATCGACATGAACTCCACCTGGTCCGACTCCGACAAGCTCACCGAGCACCTGAAGGCCCCGGATTTCTTCGACGTGGAGAAGTTCCCGCAGACCACGTTTGACGTGACCGAGCTGACCGCCGGTGAGAACGGTGCCTACACCGTCGCTGGCAACTTCACCCTCCACGGCGTGACGAAGAACATCACCTTCCCTGCCACCGTGACCGAGAGCGGCGACACCGTGACGATCAAGGCGGAGTTCGACATCAAGCGTAAGGACTTCGGCATCGTCTACCCGGGCAAGGCCGAGGACCTCATCCGCGACGAAGTCGTGATCCGCCTCGACCTCACTGCCAAGCCGGGCGCCTGA
- a CDS encoding EI24 domain-containing protein has protein sequence MELPPPGPTRAPALGFGHGVRAVPQALGIIRRRPGVLLWMVPPFLITLLLDVLVFWFAFGWMQERIGGWLPSWAQAGWVITGAQAFAAIGLLFVLGWTFAWSFLLLSSPFQDYISAAVEKDRGNYVPDPEGIRGFLKSTSLGAFQALVLMVLTLPVMLLGIIPVFGTIIVFAWSAFVMGFSFFTIPAGRTARRLSDRVALVRQHLPAMLGLGALVAAAALVPLLNVLCLPVFIVAGTLLYLEGEGVVPEDRPTPDGEANADG, from the coding sequence ATGGAACTTCCTCCCCCCGGTCCTACCCGTGCCCCGGCGCTTGGCTTCGGCCATGGCGTGCGGGCGGTGCCGCAGGCGCTCGGCATCATCCGGCGGCGGCCGGGGGTGCTGCTGTGGATGGTGCCGCCCTTCCTGATCACGCTGCTGCTGGACGTGCTGGTCTTCTGGTTCGCCTTTGGCTGGATGCAGGAGCGCATCGGCGGGTGGCTGCCGTCGTGGGCACAGGCCGGCTGGGTGATCACCGGCGCGCAGGCCTTTGCGGCCATCGGGCTGCTCTTCGTGCTGGGGTGGACCTTTGCGTGGAGCTTCCTGCTGCTTTCCAGCCCCTTCCAGGACTACATCTCCGCCGCGGTGGAAAAGGACCGCGGGAACTACGTGCCAGATCCCGAGGGCATCCGCGGCTTCCTGAAATCCACCTCTCTCGGCGCCTTCCAGGCCCTCGTGCTGATGGTGCTCACCCTGCCGGTGATGCTTCTCGGCATCATCCCGGTCTTCGGCACCATCATCGTCTTCGCTTGGAGCGCCTTTGTCATGGGCTTCTCCTTCTTCACCATCCCCGCCGGGCGCACCGCCCGGCGCCTCTCCGACCGCGTCGCCCTCGTCCGCCAACACCTCCCGGCCATGCTCGGCCTCGGTGCCCTCGTCGCCGCCGCCGCCCTCGTCCCGCTGCTGAATGTCCTCTGCCTGCCCGTCTTCATCGTCGCCGGGACGCTGCTCTATCTGGAAGGAGAAGGCGTGGTCCCGGAAGACAGGCCGACCCCCGATGGCGAGGCGAATGCCGATGGGTGA
- a CDS encoding phospholipase D-like domain-containing protein, producing the protein MPRLLLPLSPLLFSACASLHSNADRSTDRRPAASDPVTGNTQLVVSAFRATTLAAVRQPYTTVRTGLAVFWHRPKEIVSGNIPVRLELTPPPTEVPGTPEFEALLDRSGLPETETGRLTWLVDGPGFFPEFDRQLEAAQHRVDMQFFIYDNDDIAVKYSDRLKAKAEKVPVRILFDDLGSTFAHTAAPETPAPPGFVPPPDIAAYLKKDSELEVRRTLNPWLVCDHTKLLVFDHRVAFMGGMNMGREYYSEWHDLMVKVEGPIVGTLQREFSRAWRKAGPWGDLAMFQKPRFFREPKPVADGVPLRLLRTDAAAGQEHVLKATLLGIRAAKKRIWIENPYFAHDDIAIALEAAARRGVDVRVILPARGDSTIMDVGNLGTARGLIAAGARVYRYPKMTHMKVMICDGWAQIGSANLDILSMRINRELNIAFSDPATLRELERKVFLPDFRASERIRYEETTIPIAPIAEAVADQL; encoded by the coding sequence GTGCCCCGGCTGCTCCTGCCCCTCTCCCCGCTGCTTTTCTCCGCCTGCGCCTCGCTGCACTCGAATGCCGACCGCTCCACGGACCGTCGTCCGGCGGCCAGCGACCCTGTCACGGGGAATACCCAACTGGTGGTGAGTGCCTTCCGCGCGACCACCCTGGCCGCGGTGCGCCAGCCCTACACCACCGTGCGCACCGGTCTCGCCGTCTTCTGGCACCGGCCAAAGGAGATCGTGAGCGGGAATATCCCCGTCCGCCTGGAGCTGACCCCGCCGCCGACCGAGGTGCCGGGAACGCCTGAATTCGAGGCGCTGCTCGACCGCTCGGGGCTGCCGGAGACGGAGACCGGGCGGCTGACGTGGCTGGTGGACGGGCCGGGATTTTTCCCGGAATTCGACCGCCAACTCGAGGCCGCCCAGCACCGGGTGGACATGCAGTTCTTCATCTACGACAACGATGACATCGCGGTGAAGTACTCCGACCGCCTGAAGGCAAAGGCGGAAAAGGTGCCGGTGCGCATCCTCTTCGACGATCTCGGCAGCACCTTCGCCCACACCGCGGCACCCGAGACGCCCGCACCGCCGGGATTTGTCCCGCCGCCGGACATCGCCGCGTATTTGAAAAAGGACTCGGAGCTGGAGGTGCGCCGCACGCTGAATCCGTGGCTGGTGTGCGACCACACGAAGCTGCTCGTCTTCGACCACCGCGTCGCCTTCATGGGCGGCATGAACATGGGCCGCGAGTACTACTCGGAGTGGCACGACCTGATGGTGAAGGTGGAGGGCCCGATCGTGGGGACGCTCCAGCGGGAATTCAGCCGGGCGTGGCGGAAGGCGGGACCGTGGGGCGACCTGGCGATGTTTCAGAAGCCGCGGTTCTTCCGGGAGCCGAAGCCGGTGGCGGACGGAGTGCCGCTGCGCCTGCTGCGCACGGATGCCGCGGCCGGGCAGGAGCACGTGCTGAAGGCGACACTGCTGGGCATCCGTGCCGCGAAGAAGCGCATCTGGATCGAGAATCCCTACTTCGCCCACGATGACATCGCCATCGCTTTGGAGGCGGCGGCCCGCCGTGGCGTGGACGTGCGCGTCATCTTGCCCGCGCGAGGCGACTCGACCATCATGGACGTGGGGAATCTCGGCACCGCCCGCGGTCTCATCGCGGCGGGGGCGCGGGTCTATCGCTACCCGAAGATGACCCACATGAAGGTGATGATCTGCGACGGCTGGGCACAGATCGGCTCGGCGAATCTCGACATCCTCAGCATGAGGATCAACCGCGAGCTGAACATCGCCTTCTCCGACCCCGCCACGCTGCGGGAGCTGGAGCGCAAGGTCTTCCTGCCGGACTTCCGCGCCTCGGAAAGGATCCGCTACGAGGAGACCACCATCCCCATCGCGCCAATCGCGGAGGCGGTGGCGGACCAGCTCTAA
- a CDS encoding PIN domain-containing protein produces MHSDPASSPVNHFFVDFENVKEKDLPVLGREDHIVYLFLGPLHKKLDVGMVERLLQNSQAVKMIRSPRPGKNALDFVLAYHLGQAVQTDPRGIFHLISRDEGFDSLVDLLKGRGVRVKRHDSWAALESPKPAENGNHAASRTGDLNGGPATNGSGRVPESDEEAEASAISYGAEKFLRNLKKSAKNRPKKKSTLVSHAKSMLDKDAGEEEAEKVVEELLKAGSLKFDSKGEVTYLL; encoded by the coding sequence ATGCATTCCGACCCCGCCAGCTCCCCGGTGAACCACTTCTTCGTGGATTTTGAAAATGTGAAGGAGAAGGACCTGCCCGTGCTCGGGCGGGAGGACCACATCGTGTACCTCTTCCTCGGTCCCCTGCACAAGAAGCTGGACGTGGGCATGGTGGAGCGGTTGTTGCAGAACTCGCAGGCGGTGAAGATGATCCGCAGCCCGAGGCCGGGGAAGAATGCCCTGGACTTCGTGCTGGCGTATCACTTGGGTCAGGCGGTGCAGACCGATCCGCGTGGCATCTTCCACCTGATCTCCCGCGACGAGGGATTCGACTCGCTGGTGGACCTGCTGAAAGGCCGGGGCGTGCGGGTGAAGCGCCATGATAGCTGGGCCGCACTGGAGAGTCCAAAGCCCGCGGAGAATGGGAATCATGCCGCCTCGCGGACAGGCGATCTGAACGGCGGCCCGGCGACGAACGGCTCCGGCCGGGTGCCGGAGAGCGATGAGGAAGCGGAGGCGTCCGCCATTTCCTACGGCGCGGAGAAATTCCTGCGGAACCTGAAGAAGTCCGCGAAGAACCGCCCGAAAAAGAAGTCCACGCTGGTGAGCCACGCCAAGAGCATGCTCGATAAGGACGCGGGCGAGGAGGAGGCGGAGAAGGTGGTGGAGGAGTTGCTGAAAGCCGGCAGCCTGAAATTCGACAGCAAGGGCGAGGTGACTTACTTGCTGTAG
- a CDS encoding pirin family protein — translation MKANTNTDLNIRRSGERGHVNHGWLDSHFTFSFADYYDPAHMGFRSLRVINDDRIAPHGGFPTHPHRDMEIFSYILEGSLAHQDSMGNARVLKPGQIQLMSAGSGVTHSEFNPSGSETAHLLQIWLLPRQRGLQPRYTEWTPTPEQESASKVLVISPDGRDHSATIAQDADIYRLKLQPGETVTHALSPGRGLWLHVIHGEAELNGAGIFPGDAASSERAGDYTLTATSTPVEALLFDLGV, via the coding sequence GTGAAAGCGAACACGAACACCGACCTCAACATCCGCCGCTCCGGCGAGCGCGGTCATGTGAACCACGGCTGGCTCGACAGCCATTTCACCTTTTCCTTCGCCGACTACTACGATCCCGCGCACATGGGCTTCCGCTCGCTGCGCGTCATCAATGACGACCGCATCGCCCCGCACGGCGGCTTCCCCACGCACCCGCACCGGGACATGGAAATCTTTTCCTACATCCTGGAGGGCAGCCTCGCCCACCAGGACAGCATGGGAAATGCTCGCGTGCTGAAGCCCGGCCAGATCCAGCTCATGAGCGCGGGCAGCGGCGTGACCCACTCGGAATTCAATCCCTCCGGGAGCGAGACCGCCCACCTGCTCCAGATCTGGCTCCTGCCCCGCCAGCGCGGCCTCCAGCCCCGCTACACCGAGTGGACCCCCACCCCGGAGCAGGAGTCGGCATCGAAGGTGCTCGTCATCTCGCCCGATGGCCGCGACCACTCCGCCACCATCGCCCAGGATGCCGACATCTACCGGCTGAAGCTCCAGCCCGGCGAAACCGTCACCCACGCCCTCTCGCCCGGCCGCGGCCTCTGGCTCCACGTCATCCACGGCGAGGCGGAACTGAACGGCGCGGGAATTTTTCCCGGCGATGCCGCCTCCAGTGAACGCGCCGGAGACTACACCCTCACCGCCACCTCCACCCCGGTCGAGGCGCTGCTCTTCGACCTCGGGGTCTGA